In Vibrio hippocampi, a single genomic region encodes these proteins:
- a CDS encoding glucoamylase family protein codes for MNNKKYAFATALIGFSASAFANDIVLNELTIRDHLYPDNFKSELNNNLNFFRDGVGVDPVSKVPFDTVSIVDGEVVPFYYVNTTEIGLYLNILVEVEKAGNADALTRIAEVLDVLEETPTWKGLYFWPYDIVDGKLQPTIEGIVPAVDNANLAFSLVGVAGAYLDSTSPEKQAIVARIETILEGQIDGWISIYDKNRGLLNAGWSTKDDAALPYFIDRKANESRLAPLWAALITRDQGANAIPTSAFDDMELYTHSYTFNGKEYNPMLTWNGTYFQGMLPSIWMNERELMPDYSLVEDMTFAQMVYAAKHNIPLLSSSATVDDGYSEFGVPYLSESTVMFNNEMPPGDTGTPHATALSYIVSPETSIQALKALKAYYPNIESEFGWYDAVNTEGRMSTKILSLDQGMFVGAFVAGEINADVQTYLEARGYMDDVRDMYRSFVPNNQ; via the coding sequence ATGAATAATAAGAAATATGCTTTTGCTACCGCATTGATAGGTTTCAGTGCGAGCGCCTTTGCCAATGACATTGTTTTAAATGAACTGACGATTAGAGATCATTTGTACCCTGATAACTTTAAGTCTGAACTCAACAACAATCTGAACTTTTTCCGCGATGGTGTAGGTGTGGACCCAGTTTCTAAAGTCCCTTTTGACACCGTCTCTATTGTTGATGGTGAAGTTGTCCCTTTTTACTATGTAAACACCACCGAGATCGGTTTGTATCTCAACATTTTGGTTGAGGTGGAAAAAGCGGGTAATGCCGATGCACTGACAAGAATTGCCGAAGTGCTTGATGTTCTAGAAGAAACACCAACCTGGAAAGGGCTGTACTTTTGGCCATACGACATTGTTGATGGAAAACTGCAGCCAACCATAGAAGGTATTGTACCGGCTGTTGATAATGCCAATTTAGCATTTTCGCTTGTTGGGGTAGCGGGTGCATATCTTGATTCAACCTCGCCAGAGAAACAAGCTATTGTCGCAAGAATAGAAACCATCCTAGAAGGGCAAATTGATGGTTGGATTTCTATTTATGACAAAAACCGAGGTCTGTTGAATGCGGGTTGGAGCACTAAAGACGATGCGGCATTACCCTACTTTATTGACAGAAAAGCAAATGAAAGCCGTTTGGCTCCGCTATGGGCTGCACTAATTACTCGTGATCAAGGTGCAAACGCAATACCGACTAGTGCCTTCGATGATATGGAGCTATATACGCACTCATATACTTTCAATGGTAAAGAATACAATCCAATGCTGACTTGGAATGGTACTTACTTCCAAGGCATGTTGCCTTCTATTTGGATGAATGAAAGAGAACTCATGCCTGACTACAGCTTGGTTGAAGACATGACGTTTGCTCAGATGGTCTATGCGGCGAAGCACAATATACCTTTACTTTCATCATCGGCAACCGTTGATGATGGGTACTCTGAATTTGGTGTTCCTTATCTTTCAGAGAGTACCGTTATGTTTAACAATGAGATGCCTCCTGGAGATACAGGAACGCCTCATGCGACGGCACTATCTTATATTGTTAGTCCTGAAACATCGATACAAGCTCTAAAAGCGCTGAAAGCTTACTACCCAAATATTGAAAGCGAATTTGGTTGGTATGACGCTGTTAATACTGAAGGTCGCATGTCGACCAAAATACTTTCTCTCGATCAGGGCATGTTTGTTGGGGCGTTTGTTGCTGGCGAGATCAATGCCGATGTGCAAACTTACTTGGAAGCACGTGGCTACATGGATGATGTAAGAGACATGTATCGCAGCTTTGTTCCGAATAACCAGTAA
- a CDS encoding ABC transporter ATP-binding protein, with translation MAKVTLEGINKVYDNGYHAIHDVSLDIKDGEFMVLVGPSGCAKSTMLRMVAGLESITSGQLFIGDKVCNDLPPKDRGIAMVFQNYALYPHMTTYENMAFGLETAKKSKQEIERRVSEAAELLEITELLNSKPNQMSGGQCQRVALGRAMVRKPEVFLFDEPLSNLDAKLRVSMRMRITRLHKQLQESGSPATMVYVTHDQVEAMTMGDRVCILNKGHIMQVDTPMNVYHNPKNRFVAEFIGSPAMNMFAGKVSKSEGTVGVDFGGKVIELPQERHARAELWADKKVHVGIRPEHIAVRLEKSPATLSAEVEAIEELGSEVYVHLNVLGCQVICKQSDREQVPAVGSRCHIELFMGNCHLFDDSTEKNIFYS, from the coding sequence ATGGCAAAGGTCACTCTAGAAGGCATTAACAAGGTTTACGACAATGGCTATCATGCGATTCATGATGTCAGCTTAGACATTAAAGATGGTGAGTTTATGGTACTCGTTGGTCCATCTGGTTGTGCCAAATCAACAATGCTAAGAATGGTTGCAGGTCTTGAAAGTATTACAAGCGGTCAACTATTTATTGGTGATAAGGTGTGCAATGATTTGCCTCCGAAAGACCGTGGAATCGCAATGGTTTTCCAAAATTATGCGCTTTACCCGCATATGACCACCTATGAGAATATGGCCTTTGGCTTAGAAACGGCAAAGAAATCGAAGCAAGAAATCGAACGACGAGTATCAGAAGCCGCCGAGCTATTAGAGATCACTGAGTTGCTTAACAGCAAACCCAACCAAATGTCGGGTGGGCAATGTCAGCGTGTGGCTTTAGGTCGGGCAATGGTAAGGAAGCCAGAGGTTTTTCTATTTGATGAACCGCTTTCAAATCTTGATGCCAAATTACGTGTTTCTATGCGTATGCGAATTACTCGCCTACATAAACAGCTTCAAGAGTCTGGCAGCCCTGCGACTATGGTTTATGTTACCCATGATCAAGTGGAAGCCATGACAATGGGAGACAGGGTGTGCATCTTGAATAAAGGGCATATCATGCAAGTGGATACACCAATGAATGTGTACCACAATCCTAAAAATCGCTTTGTCGCTGAGTTTATCGGCTCGCCAGCAATGAACATGTTCGCTGGAAAAGTGAGTAAGTCTGAAGGCACCGTTGGCGTTGATTTCGGAGGGAAAGTTATTGAATTACCTCAAGAGCGTCATGCCCGTGCGGAGTTATGGGCTGATAAGAAGGTTCACGTAGGTATTCGTCCAGAACATATCGCTGTTCGATTAGAGAAAAGCCCTGCAACCTTGTCTGCGGAAGTAGAGGCTATCGAGGAGCTTGGTTCTGAAGTTTACGTCCACCTAAACGTTCTAGGGTGTCAGGTTATTTGCAAGCAGTCAGATCGTGAGCAGGTTCCTGCTGTCGGCTCTCGCTGCCATATCGAATTATTCATGGGTAATTGCCATCTGTTCGATGATTCAACTGAAAAAAACATTTTCTATTCTTAA
- a CDS encoding GH36-type glycosyl hydrolase domain-containing protein: MHQFINEPTLIVGDKKLNMTFSPTGVLSAIRSEKLMVSLFDTPLNELSISNIYLRTFDQDIISATPLLFFNEEIETFKQKGGSLAWKTTTDKYEALVSLRIVDSAFFYDVTVSNIGSHDLSFDLVYGQDLGLADEGAVKTNEAYCSQYLDHQIHQLDDYGFTVCSRQNLPQSAGNPRIQIGSFSPVIGFSTDGYQFFGQEYKVTGEAMALKKHELANEKYQYEMGYIALQTESVTLAPNNDSVQTFYGVVESHCEESNLKQHIDISSIQSIYARGEHAVDCDNALPYKPQGKAPYIKGENLTEHELSELFGTERRFSESKDGELLSFFYGDSQYVTLAAKEQHMERTTGHVIATGNNTDYQDSIMSATHHIFGVFNSQLTLGNTSFNKLLGVCRNPLNHFSNGGQRIWIKEGNTYQALGMPSAYEVGTNYSRWIYKYLNGFIDVRSFAASATPNIQLEIEIRGLDTALDIAVSHQLVFGNNESDSVISVAQGEDGLTIKGRNELIEKFSPELSFSLLPSLELSEWDIISNPETGSVDYLVLKGLVHDKARITFGGELAGINSKGQCIEFNEETEKCESQRLKLTKGFKLHFEHDEINSQRLNETVHWFTHNALVHYSTPHGLEQYSGAAWGTRDVSQGPFELFMSMQEYGKARDLLKEIYSHQYQETGTWPQWFMFDQYAQIQQEDAHGDIIVWPLKALGEYLAVTSDFSLLDEMLPYTLAKEEFAKSDDHYSLFSHVERQIQHIIDNLVPGTSLSCYGDGDWDDTLQPANQSLRENMVSGWTIPLTLQALKGMARVLKDVTKFNHFSDELTKLATDMEQDYHHYLIKDEVIAGFIHFARDGQGEVEEVEYLLHPSDKNTGIKYRLLPASRSIISETFTPEMAHEHMTMIKEHLVHPDGVRLMDRMAEYKAGKQTYFKRAELAANLGREVGLQYCHAHIRFIEALCKLGDAEAVFDNLYKIIPVGIQDIVPNAEIRQSNAYFSSSDAKFNDRYSAYDNFDKVKAGEVSVKGGWRIYSSGPGIYLNQLISNVFGLRFERGNLVLDPIVSSRLGTVSMDYEVEGKAVKVVIESIEGQYTPKTIQLNGVDVPFELQSNRYRTGGAVIESNYLKNKLNDSGNILKVTL; this comes from the coding sequence ATGCACCAATTTATTAATGAACCGACTTTGATCGTCGGTGATAAAAAACTCAATATGACCTTTAGCCCAACGGGCGTGCTGTCTGCGATTCGCAGTGAAAAATTGATGGTATCTCTTTTTGATACACCGCTTAATGAACTGTCGATCAGCAATATCTATCTACGTACATTCGACCAGGATATTATTTCAGCAACCCCTTTGCTTTTTTTTAATGAAGAAATTGAAACGTTTAAGCAGAAGGGTGGCTCATTAGCCTGGAAGACCACTACTGATAAATATGAAGCGCTGGTATCGCTAAGAATTGTGGATAGTGCTTTTTTCTATGACGTAACAGTTAGCAATATCGGCAGCCACGACCTGAGTTTTGATCTGGTCTATGGGCAAGATCTCGGATTGGCTGACGAGGGTGCAGTTAAAACCAATGAAGCGTACTGTTCGCAGTACTTAGATCACCAGATTCATCAGCTGGACGATTATGGGTTTACTGTATGTAGTCGGCAAAACCTGCCGCAAAGTGCAGGCAACCCAAGAATTCAGATAGGTTCGTTTTCTCCGGTTATTGGCTTTAGTACGGATGGTTACCAGTTCTTTGGTCAAGAATACAAAGTCACTGGCGAAGCCATGGCGCTGAAGAAGCACGAACTCGCGAATGAAAAATATCAGTATGAAATGGGTTATATTGCCCTTCAAACTGAGTCGGTCACACTCGCGCCAAACAATGATAGCGTTCAAACGTTTTATGGCGTTGTGGAAAGCCACTGTGAAGAATCTAACCTCAAGCAACACATTGATATTTCGTCTATTCAGTCCATCTATGCTCGCGGTGAACATGCTGTCGATTGTGATAATGCTCTGCCTTACAAACCACAAGGAAAAGCGCCTTACATTAAAGGTGAGAATTTAACTGAACATGAATTAAGTGAGCTTTTCGGTACAGAACGTCGTTTCTCTGAGTCTAAAGATGGTGAACTGCTTTCATTTTTCTATGGTGATAGCCAATACGTAACGTTGGCCGCAAAAGAGCAACACATGGAGCGTACAACAGGTCATGTAATTGCAACAGGCAACAATACCGATTATCAAGACTCAATTATGAGTGCGACCCACCATATCTTTGGTGTGTTTAATTCTCAGTTAACACTGGGTAATACGTCATTCAACAAGCTACTTGGTGTATGTCGAAATCCTCTCAATCATTTTTCCAATGGAGGCCAACGTATTTGGATTAAGGAGGGGAATACTTACCAAGCTTTAGGAATGCCTTCGGCTTACGAGGTAGGGACGAATTACTCTCGCTGGATTTACAAATACCTTAATGGTTTCATTGATGTCCGCTCATTTGCTGCTTCAGCTACACCAAATATTCAGCTAGAGATTGAAATTCGTGGTTTAGATACCGCGCTCGATATTGCTGTGTCGCATCAGCTTGTCTTTGGCAATAACGAGTCAGATAGCGTTATTAGTGTGGCTCAAGGTGAAGATGGTCTCACCATTAAAGGTCGTAATGAGCTGATTGAAAAGTTTTCACCCGAGCTGAGTTTTAGCCTGTTACCAAGTTTAGAATTATCTGAGTGGGACATTATCTCTAACCCAGAGACAGGTTCGGTAGATTATCTAGTGCTCAAAGGGCTTGTACACGATAAAGCACGGATCACCTTTGGTGGCGAATTGGCCGGGATCAACTCTAAAGGCCAATGTATAGAATTTAATGAAGAGACCGAAAAATGTGAGTCTCAACGCCTCAAGCTAACCAAGGGCTTTAAACTGCATTTTGAACACGATGAAATTAACAGCCAGCGTTTAAATGAGACAGTTCATTGGTTTACCCACAATGCGCTGGTTCACTATAGTACGCCGCATGGCTTAGAGCAGTATTCTGGCGCAGCATGGGGAACTCGAGATGTATCTCAGGGTCCATTCGAACTGTTTATGTCAATGCAAGAATATGGCAAAGCAAGAGACCTGCTCAAAGAGATTTATAGTCATCAGTATCAAGAAACAGGAACCTGGCCTCAGTGGTTCATGTTCGATCAATATGCCCAGATTCAACAAGAAGATGCCCATGGCGATATCATTGTTTGGCCTTTAAAAGCTCTAGGTGAATACCTAGCAGTCACAAGTGATTTCAGCTTACTTGATGAGATGCTTCCATATACGTTGGCGAAAGAAGAGTTTGCTAAGAGCGATGATCATTATTCACTCTTCAGTCATGTTGAACGTCAAATTCAGCACATCATTGATAATCTCGTTCCGGGGACGTCATTGTCTTGCTATGGAGACGGTGACTGGGATGACACATTGCAACCTGCCAATCAATCTCTGCGTGAAAACATGGTCAGTGGCTGGACGATCCCTCTTACGCTGCAAGCGTTGAAAGGAATGGCGCGAGTCTTAAAAGATGTGACTAAGTTTAATCATTTCAGTGATGAGTTAACAAAACTTGCAACTGATATGGAGCAGGACTATCACCACTACCTCATCAAAGATGAGGTGATTGCTGGTTTCATCCATTTTGCTCGAGATGGGCAAGGTGAAGTTGAAGAAGTGGAGTACCTTCTTCACCCATCAGACAAAAATACGGGTATTAAATATCGCTTATTACCAGCCAGTCGCTCTATCATTTCCGAAACGTTCACACCAGAAATGGCACATGAACATATGACGATGATTAAAGAGCATTTAGTGCACCCAGATGGGGTACGACTGATGGATCGAATGGCGGAATACAAAGCAGGCAAACAAACCTACTTTAAACGCGCCGAGCTTGCAGCAAACTTAGGCCGTGAGGTTGGGTTGCAATATTGTCACGCTCACATTCGCTTTATTGAAGCGCTGTGTAAATTAGGTGATGCGGAAGCCGTATTCGACAACTTGTACAAAATTATCCCTGTGGGGATTCAAGATATTGTGCCTAATGCAGAGATTAGACAGTCGAACGCGTATTTCTCAAGCTCTGATGCGAAATTCAATGACCGTTATTCTGCTTACGATAACTTCGACAAAGTTAAAGCAGGCGAAGTCTCGGTGAAAGGAGGCTGGCGTATTTACTCTAGCGGTCCTGGCATTTACTTAAATCAACTGATCAGCAATGTGTTTGGCTTGCGATTCGAACGTGGAAACTTAGTGCTCGATCCGATTGTTTCGTCGCGACTCGGTACCGTTTCAATGGACTATGAAGTTGAAGGTAAAGCCGTAAAAGTGGTCATTGAATCAATAGAGGGTCAATACACACCTAAAACCATTCAACTGAATGGGGTAGATGTTCCTTTTGAGCTCCAATCGAATCGCTATCGTACGGGTGGCGCGGTGATTGAATCTAACTACCTGAAAAACAAGCTTAATGATTCAGGTAATATTCTGAAAGTAACACTATAG
- a CDS encoding LacI family DNA-binding transcriptional regulator yields MAVTIKDVAKKANVSIATVSYSINGSPRISDATREHVLKIASELNYVANNNAKQLKQKKSNAIGLFFNSWFGPIYSELVKGIEQVCHQNGYDLVACSVYGNEGSTAHKYIRDRMVDGAIILTNSFDDEFLKSIAKKDFPVVVLDREVSGPNIYNILIDNFGGAFSATKALINSGCEEIYYFGGPEDSYDAQKRLDGYISALGYYKINVDHSLLIECDFTERSAYTKMQELIELGKQPKAVFASNDEMAIGIIRAAKEKDIAIPEDMKLVGFDDIQMAELMIPRLSTISHQKMGMGEIAAKTLVDAMNSKDDMEDLRILPTKLILRETL; encoded by the coding sequence ATGGCAGTGACAATTAAAGATGTAGCAAAGAAAGCAAATGTGTCGATCGCAACGGTATCTTATTCAATAAACGGAAGCCCACGAATTAGTGATGCGACCCGAGAGCATGTATTGAAAATTGCATCTGAGCTTAATTATGTTGCAAACAATAATGCAAAGCAGCTTAAACAGAAAAAGAGCAATGCGATTGGCCTATTTTTTAACTCGTGGTTTGGACCGATCTACAGTGAGTTAGTAAAAGGTATAGAACAAGTTTGTCACCAAAACGGGTACGATCTTGTTGCTTGCAGCGTGTATGGCAATGAAGGTTCTACGGCACACAAGTATATCCGAGATCGAATGGTTGACGGAGCGATTATCTTGACTAACTCATTTGATGATGAATTTCTCAAGTCGATAGCGAAGAAAGACTTCCCTGTTGTTGTGCTAGATAGGGAGGTTTCTGGTCCAAATATCTACAACATTCTTATAGATAACTTTGGTGGTGCGTTCTCAGCAACAAAAGCACTGATTAACTCAGGATGTGAAGAGATCTATTACTTTGGAGGTCCTGAAGATTCTTATGATGCTCAGAAGCGCCTTGATGGTTATATCTCAGCGCTGGGCTATTACAAAATCAACGTGGATCACTCACTGTTGATCGAATGTGATTTCACCGAGCGATCTGCGTATACCAAAATGCAGGAGCTTATTGAATTAGGTAAACAACCGAAAGCGGTGTTCGCTTCGAACGATGAAATGGCAATTGGTATTATTCGAGCGGCGAAGGAAAAAGATATCGCAATCCCAGAAGATATGAAACTGGTTGGGTTTGACGATATACAGATGGCAGAACTCATGATTCCAAGACTCTCCACTATCTCCCATCAAAAAATGGGCATGGGTGAGATAGCAGCAAAGACACTGGTCGATGCAATGAACAGTAAAGATGATATGGAAGACTTGAGAATTCTACCAACAAAATTAATTTTAAGGGAAACTTTGTAG
- a CDS encoding extracellular solute-binding protein, whose product MKKWLIGCVLALSCQTVTFAATKLEVMTPAGNYMNFVRSVVVPEFNKQYPDVEVVVSNDENLETRMAAGDLPNLYAGVFGYQPAKYAKMGKLAYLEQFDGYQELIDRIDPVFLRKNFGRSYYIPWSATTQLMIYNKELFIEAGLDPDQPPQTWEEFLSAAEKINQLPPRADGSPVYGTVFWNDVLSSGSWYWGMLAQLYYNFNEGEFTLLNRFGTHPIFDKDEANMTEFLETMQQAQKFAPLTMEKSFFSRNIGMWPQFGFGWKANLQEAALRPMVVGEDVGLAPIPTLNKGDTSYSTLDGRALMIFKNTIEVEKLSWAFVQLLMDDELNHLANVELGQLPVLTELQGRPYYQSKEAKPFVDQLPHTIMSEPFSQSADVATILLQQYSRVVLKNEITAEVAVESASNQAKKIFSH is encoded by the coding sequence ATGAAAAAATGGTTAATTGGGTGTGTGCTTGCTCTAAGTTGTCAGACAGTTACGTTTGCCGCAACTAAGCTAGAAGTCATGACTCCTGCTGGCAACTATATGAATTTTGTTCGTAGTGTCGTTGTACCTGAGTTTAATAAGCAATATCCCGATGTTGAAGTTGTCGTTTCAAACGATGAGAATTTAGAAACTCGAATGGCGGCAGGGGATTTACCGAATTTATATGCGGGCGTGTTTGGCTATCAACCTGCCAAGTATGCAAAAATGGGTAAGCTTGCATATCTTGAACAATTTGATGGATATCAGGAGCTTATAGACAGAATCGATCCTGTTTTTCTCCGTAAAAATTTTGGTCGTAGTTACTACATCCCATGGAGTGCGACGACTCAATTAATGATATATAACAAAGAATTATTTATTGAGGCTGGGCTGGATCCAGATCAGCCCCCACAAACTTGGGAAGAGTTTTTATCCGCAGCAGAGAAAATTAATCAACTGCCACCTCGTGCTGATGGAAGCCCAGTATACGGGACCGTTTTTTGGAATGATGTCTTGTCATCAGGAAGCTGGTATTGGGGTATGTTAGCGCAGCTATATTACAACTTTAACGAGGGGGAATTTACACTACTTAATCGCTTTGGAACTCATCCTATTTTCGATAAAGATGAGGCCAATATGACAGAGTTCTTAGAGACGATGCAGCAAGCACAAAAGTTTGCTCCATTGACGATGGAAAAGAGCTTCTTCTCTCGTAATATTGGCATGTGGCCACAGTTTGGCTTTGGTTGGAAAGCAAATTTACAAGAGGCTGCACTACGACCAATGGTTGTGGGAGAAGACGTTGGCCTAGCACCGATACCAACCTTAAATAAAGGCGATACTTCTTATTCAACCCTTGATGGTCGTGCACTGATGATATTCAAGAATACGATTGAAGTAGAGAAATTGAGTTGGGCGTTTGTGCAATTGCTCATGGATGATGAACTCAATCATCTTGCTAACGTTGAACTTGGACAGTTGCCAGTATTAACCGAATTACAAGGCAGACCTTACTACCAAAGTAAGGAAGCAAAACCATTTGTCGACCAACTTCCCCACACTATTATGAGTGAGCCTTTTTCACAGTCGGCTGATGTCGCAACCATATTACTGCAACAGTATTCTAGGGTTGTTCTAAAAAATGAAATAACTGCCGAAGTTGCCGTTGAATCAGCGAGTAATCAAGCAAAGAAAATATTCTCTCATTAA
- a CDS encoding carbohydrate ABC transporter permease, whose protein sequence is MKKNNLIMGYIFLAPWIIYFTVFLMYPFFLSFESSFLETNILLPENTRFVGLANWLSVVTDVMFWKSLFNVLFNQVIFVFLSFLIGLGLALLLNEIKFMASFFRTIMFIPVITSITVAMVIFDFISGPSGPIQSSMINANVISEPVFWKFEEWLPMPVIAVFSAWKWFGVQMIIFLGGIASINRSLFEAADIDGASWWRKTRKITLPMIMPQIVFVMTMNIINGLQMFIEVFMNFDLSGGPYQSALTPVLYLYQVGFEKMQMGEASTIGLMLAAVIYLLTMMQLKITSKDN, encoded by the coding sequence ATGAAAAAGAACAATCTCATTATGGGGTATATTTTCCTTGCGCCTTGGATAATATATTTCACTGTTTTTTTAATGTACCCATTTTTCTTGTCATTTGAAAGTAGCTTTCTAGAGACAAATATTCTACTTCCTGAGAATACGCGGTTTGTTGGATTGGCAAACTGGCTATCTGTTGTAACTGACGTCATGTTTTGGAAGTCGTTGTTTAATGTTCTTTTTAATCAAGTGATATTCGTTTTTCTAAGCTTCTTAATTGGACTTGGTCTTGCTTTGCTGTTAAATGAAATTAAGTTTATGGCAAGTTTCTTTAGAACGATAATGTTTATTCCTGTCATAACATCTATAACTGTTGCTATGGTTATCTTCGATTTTATTTCAGGTCCATCAGGACCAATACAAAGCTCGATGATCAACGCCAATGTTATATCTGAACCTGTTTTCTGGAAGTTTGAAGAGTGGCTCCCAATGCCTGTAATTGCTGTATTCAGTGCATGGAAATGGTTTGGCGTTCAGATGATCATATTTTTAGGTGGTATCGCGAGTATTAATCGTTCTCTGTTTGAAGCCGCTGATATCGATGGTGCTTCTTGGTGGAGAAAGACACGGAAAATCACTCTACCTATGATTATGCCTCAGATTGTATTTGTTATGACGATGAATATTATCAACGGATTACAGATGTTTATTGAAGTCTTTATGAACTTTGATCTAAGTGGTGGACCTTATCAATCTGCGTTGACCCCAGTTTTATATCTGTATCAAGTTGGTTTCGAAAAAATGCAAATGGGCGAGGCTTCAACCATAGGATTAATGCTTGCTGCTGTTATTTATCTACTCACGATGATGCAATTAAAAATCACAAGTAAGGATAACTAA
- a CDS encoding carbohydrate ABC transporter permease yields the protein MNKNKNTMLLVYVTLIVASIVVLYPFFFMLINSFKTGPEIMHSPNSLPTEWSFRGYVEVFGSINLGRVFFNTIFISISVTFLNVLFSSMVAYAIVKTNLPGREFWLKVILGSMMIPAVLFTIPTYMMMYEWDWINTYRVLIIPGSISAYNIFLLVQFMKQIDNAYLEAARIDGANEIRIFRKIVLPMLRPALATVGILTFMGAWNDFMGPLLYVRDESLMTLQLALYNFQTEVPGTNLEQLWAMTTMIAVPVVIVFFCLQKNFIKAFTGVGVK from the coding sequence ATGAATAAGAATAAAAATACGATGTTACTCGTTTACGTAACATTAATTGTCGCTTCAATCGTGGTGCTATACCCTTTCTTTTTTATGTTAATTAACTCATTTAAAACTGGGCCTGAGATCATGCACTCACCTAATAGTCTACCGACAGAGTGGTCATTTAGAGGGTATGTAGAAGTTTTTGGATCGATAAACTTAGGTCGAGTTTTCTTTAATACGATATTTATTTCTATATCAGTCACGTTTTTGAATGTGTTATTTTCTTCAATGGTCGCATATGCCATTGTTAAAACGAACCTACCAGGAAGAGAATTCTGGTTAAAAGTGATTCTAGGGTCCATGATGATCCCTGCTGTATTATTTACCATCCCCACATATATGATGATGTATGAGTGGGATTGGATAAATACGTACCGAGTGCTTATTATTCCAGGATCTATCAGCGCTTATAATATATTTCTTCTTGTTCAGTTCATGAAACAAATCGATAACGCCTATTTAGAAGCGGCTCGAATTGACGGTGCTAATGAAATTCGTATTTTTAGAAAGATAGTTCTACCTATGTTAAGACCAGCTTTAGCAACGGTTGGTATCCTAACGTTCATGGGAGCTTGGAATGATTTTATGGGACCACTTTTATATGTCAGAGATGAGTCGCTAATGACACTACAGTTGGCTCTCTATAATTTCCAAACTGAAGTGCCAGGTACTAATTTAGAGCAGTTGTGGGCGATGACGACCATGATTGCTGTACCTGTGGTTATCGTGTTCTTCTGTTTACAGAAAAACTTTATTAAAGCGTTTACCGGTGTTGGGGTGAAGTGA